In Bos taurus isolate L1 Dominette 01449 registration number 42190680 breed Hereford chromosome 13, ARS-UCD2.0, whole genome shotgun sequence, the DNA window TAACACATATACAGATGGCTTAGAAAGGGGTAAATGACACTGAGAAAGCCGCTTAGGCTTCTGAAATCCCACCTAAGTTTCTGTAAGTCAGCAACTATATTCCAAGAACACTAATGTATCAGAAAACTTACTGAGTTCATTTATAAAGATAAATCAAACTGTCATAACATAAGCAGAGAACAAAGAAGACTAAACTGAGGTCACGTATGTTTTCAGTTTCTCTACTATGAAGTACTCTCACTAGAGCACTTAAGAGTAGTAAGCCAGTTACCCCTGTTATGTAAGAGAAGGGTAAAtatttggtttttgcttttgttatcatGTGCAGTAATTAGAAACGTCAGTTCTTTGATAGAGATACAACAGACATACAATTATTTAAATTtgtaggtttttttaaaaatgtgtttctacTGCACATGCATAAGAGAACACTTAAAATCTTACCACCAAACACCccctgtcttttccccattggtTCTGACCTAATGAGAAATGgtgacaaaacaacaaaaacataatcAATGAGGCCAAGAACGACCAACATTTGTCCCTCTGCCCATCCAGGGAAAATAATTCAGTTCATGTAATGTCTCAAAAAATTGCTCTGAAGATTTTCTTGAACCCAGTAGTTTTGGCCTCACGTTACTCCTCATCTAGACAACCTCAGAGTACTTGCCAATGATTCTATTATTTTCCGTCTTATCTGAATTACTTCCTGGCATCCAATCTGGAATTCTGGTTCTCAAATTAGAATAAGCCCTACTTCTGGAGACAGTCCACCACCAGGGTGAACATTTTCTAAAGTGCCAGTGTCTATATTTCTAAGGTACAGAAAATGAATGCAGGCATTTTTCATCTGTTGTCCTTTAATATTAGCAAAGGGCCCAAAATAAACATCAGATGTTAAGAACATTATTTCTCCATAAAACTTATGCCTGTAATCAATCATTTTCTTGTTGCATGAATCAAAAGTGTGCAAATTCTTTAGATGCTCTcaagtgaaaaaattttaatctaaCAAGTGTCTAGCAACCCACCAGATATCATTACCAAGGTAGTCGCAGTCTCAGATCAGTACAGGATGTTCAGTATGACAATCCATCTGTAAGATGGACCTATTTCCCTGACTACTGCTGAAAGCTCTGCCTGCTGTAGAAGAGTTTGCATACCACTTAGAATATATACTGTGTAGAATTATATACCAGTGTGTAAACTGGTAAtataaacaggcttccctggtggctaacacagtgaagaatccacctgcaatgcaggagacccaggctcgatccctggggcacagagatcccctggaggaggaaatggcaacccactccagtattcttgcctggagagttcaatagacagaggagtctgatgggctacagtcaatggggacgcaaagagttgaacatgactgagtgattaatactttcacttttttcactttacaattaTAAAACTATCATATTACCTTCTCCTTCTTTGGTAATATAAATGCACCAACCACTGAGCAATAAAAGGCCATATGATAGCGAAGGTTAATGCACCAGGAGACATCTCGAAGGGCCACCAAGATGgtctctgagaaaataaaataagctggTCACCAATCTGTTACATGTATAAACTTAAAAACACATCtagttcataatttttaaaatatacaataaaagatTTCATTCCTCctagagggagggagaaggcaatggcaccccactccagtactcttgcctgtaaaatcccacgggcagaggagcctggtaggctgcagtccatggggtcgctaagagtcaaacacgactgactgacttcactttcactttccactttcatgaattggagaaggaaatggcagcccactccagtgttcttgcctggagaatcccagggacaggggagcctggtgggctgccgtctatggggtcgcacagagtcggacacgactgaagcgacttagcagcagagggaGGGAGATAATTTTAGAGCATAATTCATGTAGACTCTCAGAAGTCCTTCAGACTGACAAGACAAACatagatatataattttttaaatcttctacTTTGTATAGTAGTGTAGCCAatgattcagccatacatatacatgcatccattctcccccaaactcccctcccatccagactgctacataacattgagcagagttccctgtgctatacagtaggtccttgttggttacccattttaaatatagcagtgtgtacatgtccatctcaaactctcccttccccccacccttcccccacagcaaccagaagtttgttctctaagtctatgattctctttctgttttaaaacaaatatattttaaacctcAAAGTTCAAAATggtaaatattattttgaaaactttaagAGTATCATATAATCTATATTTATTGTAACCTGTTTGAAACCCTGGTGCTTAGCTTTAAGAAAAGAATTTCTTACCGGTGAAGTGGGCTGATTACTGGTCTGTAATGCTGATGATTTTGCCTATAAATACAAACAAACAGTGATTTAGCtttgacagaaagaaaaaatacagtacttttttcctatttcctgTCTTTTAAAAGAAGCCTGAAATATTAGTTTATTGTCAATTTTTCTGCTAATTATGATTATCCTGAAACTCACAGTAACCAAATTAAAAGTCCCTAAAGTTGCCAGCCAAATAGTTATCTTtggcattttatgttttatagtagttcaaatataaaattatcaaaataaaacCTTAAATTAATGAGCCATTActtcttttacattctttttaaattaccTACTCAACATTTCTTAATTCCTTAAATTCCACATAAACTACCAACTTACAAACATTCGAGGAGAACTGCAGCCCTGATCATTAAGAATGCAAAAATGTAAAGATCAAGTGAACAATATCCAAGTATTTGTTTTGGAAATTCATGATCAGCTATAGCAAACCACAGTGGAGGtcaaattataatttttcctttctctctgcttagaagttttcatcttaaaaataatttacattaaaGTATGGGGAAGTTAGTGTATTAACCctagagcattttaaaaagaggtcAAAATAGAGGACCATGCTTACTATAAAACGATGACACTTCAATGATGGACTCTAGGACATTAGCTACAGTCTCTGTTAGTGCCTAAAACTGTACTATTCAACAATTCTTATTCTCCTGTTCTTCTTCTTCCTACTTCCAACATGGTACTCCTAATTTTATAGACTGAAAATTTCCTATTACTTTAAGTGGTATTTGGCTTTTGGCACAGTCTTttctgaaataatattttcaaaagtagatccttttaaaaatcattaatctCCACTGATGTGTGTaaatcagatttcttttttaatctaacAGCAAATAATTACTGTGCCCCCTACTTGGAATGAGGCTGCATGCTTAAGCAGCAGTAAATAAAATAGTTCCTACAATCATGGTGTTTAATAGCCTAACAGGAACAAGATATTAAACACACAGTACCAAAAAAATCACACATTCAACATTGAAAAACCATTTTGTAAAACTGTTACTGTGTACCATTTTATGCTTCCAGAATCTCTTTCTTAGCAAAACCATTCAAATCAGTgtgtttgaatatttttctcaGTGTGTTTGAATACACCTCTTGATAAAACATCATCTGAGCCCTGTTCCCTTAAAATAGATTCTTACTTAGCTGCTAAAATAAGGTTTGGGTATCATTTGTGTGGTCCATTTAAATCAGATTAACGCAGATTGCAGCTGCACACTGTTTGACAGGATCAACAGCAGATAAGACAAGACAAATGCAGAAGCCCACCTGTGATGCCGCCAGCATCTCCAGTTTGTGGAGTCTCTGGAGGACGTTCTGCATGTCCTCCTGCAGGCGCATGAGCACAAGCGCGATCTGCTCGTTCAGGCTGCCCCTTGAGCCTCTGTCCGAACCCCAGCGttccccatcacctccacttcCCACTTGCCGACCCTTGCTTCCTTCACTCAAATGCTGCATCCTGTGCCCTATTTTAAGAGaccaaaataaattactttttggctcagtggtaaagaatccacctgccaatgcaagacacacagatttgatccctgggtcgagaggatcccctggagcaggaaatagcaacccactcccgtattcttgcctgggaaattccatggacagaggggcctggtgggctacagtccacggggttgcaaaagagggacatgacttagcacctaaacaacaacaacaatcatatttataaaagtagaaatggtggggtttgggttttgttttttttcatttttcctgtttctttgataTCTAAATTTCCAAAGTGGAGTGGAAGCAATAATAAAGTACACAAAATAAACTACTAAAATCAAAGAAGTTGACATAGGTGGAAACTTCCATTTATACTTACTGTTTTTTGGCTAAGGTTTTATAATGTACCTAATAAATTAGTACACAACtcaatgtatataatatataaataatatacatatttggGTACATTCTTAAGAATTATTTACTAATATAGTAACAAgattgaaaaatatgaaaactgtTTCTTTTAGAGTACTGAGAGCTACATCAAATAGCCATGTTTTCTTATTTGGTCATTGTAAGCCTCCCAAAGGTTTTTAACTGATTTTTCTTATAAATGCCATCATAGTTAGACATATGGAAATCTCACTACTATTAACACATggttatctatccatccatttttTCCCAACACATGTATTTACAGAATTGGCATTACCCCTTATACGTAATTTTGTGTACTACTTGTTAAAAGatattatgaatatttgtgtgttcataacaaattttattttaaataataaaattttattccagtcccaaTAACACTGAAATGGCTACGTGAATTCATTTGTAAGACAAAGAAGTAATTTACTCAATTGTTCTCCACTTTTGGATAGTTAGGATGACTCCAAATTTTTACGATTACAAATAACATTGCaatgaatatttttgtatataaataaattcttgtcCAAATTTCTGTTGATTTCTTTAGGTCAGACAAATTCAAAGAAGAATTTCTGGATGAAAGGATAACAACTCTGTTGTGGTTTTTAATAAATGTTGCCAAGTTATTTTTCAGAAAGACTgaaacttttgtttgtttggtttttttttcggCTGAGCTGCGTTGGGAATCCTAGTTTcccaatcaggaatcaaacccatgccgcCTTACACGGggaatgcagagtcctaaccactgaattgccagggaagtccaaaacagTTTTATATTGCAGTGTGTAAAAGGTACTACTGTGTTACCTTACCCTTGCAGAAATGGGATATCACAAGTTTTATATGTTTGCTTGTATAATGTGTAAGTTTTCAACATtataagggaattccctggcagtccaagggatgagactccatgcttccactgcagggggcaggggttcagttcctgattgggaaataagatcctgtatgctgcatggcatggccaaaagacaaaaataaaaaaagaagtgacaGGACACACATTTGGCTACCTTAAAGAAGTATATAAAAGATGTGGAAATAGATATGTTTTCCCCCATATCTTCAAAGAATACAGTGTTATGCCCTGTACAGTCAAAGGAGAGAACCAGACATAAAGGAAAATGGTCAGATGTTCTGAGGATAACTCTCAACACTCCCTTTGCCAAGGGACAGTCCTGGTGCCTCTCCTATCGAGAACCTCTCCATTTCATTAATTCCTTTATAAAGGCAGTGAGAACAAAAAACAAGTACCACCTACCTCTCCCTCTCCTAATGTTAGAGAACTCCTCACTTTCTCCAGCCCGTTTCTCGCGGTGCGGGGCTCCACTGTTACTCCCGCCGTCCTCTCCCCCACGCTTTACTTCACCTTTGCCTTCAACCACTGTGCCCTGCATGTCCTCAGGGCTGCCGTTCCCAGGAAGTCCTTGAACAGCTTCAGGAAAACCAGAACTTTCCAACGGTTGACTGGGATTACCACCCAAGTAATAGGAAAATGGTCCATTGTTTGATATAAAGCCGTCTAAAGACTACAAATGGAAAACAGTTATACATCACCAAGTTCTTATGACAACTGAAGAATTACTGGCTTTataaagtgggtttttttttttaatattatcatagaaaatattatttttctaaaaaatgtcaacTCATTTTCTGCCTCCCATCTGCAGGGAAGAAATGGGATGGAGATGATTCATCTATGAGCAAAGAACTGAGATACTTGGCAATGAACTGTTCTCATGAGTCATTCATCCAAGAAACATTTAAATACCTAGAGTTAATGTGTTCAAAAAGCACTGtgacaacattataaatcaattatacctcaataaagttaaaaataatgaattaatgaagttaaaaattaaataaattgaaaattattttagaaggAACTGTGTTAGAATATGGGTGAGGAAGACTGGGGGAGTGGGATATATAAACAACAAGCATAAATACAACTGTCAAAACCACCTTAGCTGTTACCAGGAAAAGttgtcaaaaaggaaaaataaaattcaggtaCTTTAATGGTTTTTCCAAAGTTCGCTTTCAATACCAAATCTTAAttaactgacattttaaaaagtatttccacTCAAAATTTTAGTCTAATACGTCAACATGAAGAACAGATTTATTTAAGTTATTCAATCTTCTTGACTGTTAATGTCTCAGACATAGCATAAGGACTAGCATAAGGAATTCACCTTCTGACTCCCATCTCACCTCTCTCggaatatttataaatgtaaatacattataaattataatatttaaatattttgaatagtcagaaattttatatatttttaaactcacaaaaaaacaaaatataaatgtttaaacATTTTACAGGTATGTTTTCAAAGTGGTGAAAAGCATACACATCTGTTATTAGCAGAAGTTATGCATGGAATTTGAATATATCACTTTGAAAActtaccaattaaaaaaatgttatttttacctCTTCTTGCCCAAATTGCTCCATGGAATCACAGTAAACTTCACTGTCTGAATCACTTGTCAAATGCTGAATTCCTGAAATATCTTCAACATGATCACTGTTTACatctaaatataaacaaatgtccAGGTAGAATAGTTATTCTCTAATtgaagaaaaatgcatttatttcattttcaaaacttaatggctctatattattttcatattggGATAGAAATATGAATGTTGATTTATTTTAACTTACCAAAAATTTAAATTCAATCTAATTTTATGTAAAAAGATTACAAAGTATTTTATTATGGAATTTTACAAAGACACTGTCCAGATCAAGCTCATAAAAACCTAATAACACGTAAGAAAAAAACTGACTACCTGCTAGGGCCCTAAATCTGGGATGCAACCATGCATATTTGGTTGTTCTATTAAGAAATGGTATTTCTTGGTTTCTTGAGTGAACTGCAGCAATGTCAATAATTCACTGTATacatgccgctgctgctgctgctgctaagtcgcttcagttgtgtccaactctgtgcgaccccatggactgcagcccaccaggctcccccgtccctgggattctcaaggcaagaataccagagtgggttgccatttccttctccaatgcatgaaagtgaaaagtgaaagtgaagtcgctcagtcgtgtccgacttagcgaccccatggccggcagcctaccaggctcctccgtccatggggttttccaggcaagagtactggagtgggttgccattgccttctccactgtataCATACTATATGCTCATCCCTAGAGCCCTAACTTATGAAAAGACTGTAACTTACCTTGCCGACTTGAGAACAAAAGTGTCATATAATTAGAGTATGAGTTAAAAGAAACATcagtaataaaagcaaaaatttccaagattttagtttaaaatgccatataaaaacacaataaaaaatgtCTCAAGAAAAATATAAGCCCCAGCCCTAATTCAGTCTTTCAAAGAGATAACCCTTATAACAGTAATAAACCCTAAGATGTTATTCAtaagaggttttttaaaattctcagctACTcctaaatatcttaaaattactAAGAGTATTTTATTGATAGGCAAGAAGCCAGAGAAACAAATTTTGATGGGGACAGTACCTTGGTGAACGAAGACAACAGTTTTTCCAGTTTGCTCCAAGTTTTCATCTACAGATTTTACTTCCTCAGTGCATCGGCCATTCAGGGAAGGACTGGTATGAATGCTATTCTGTACGCCCTGCACAAAGCTGTCTTTATCATAGCCATTACTGACAATGATTTCCAAATTCTTATGGTCTGCAGATTTCTTCATCATTTTCTTATCTGTCATGTAAAAAGGGAGAGATTCATAAAAGTTAACTGTAGGAAAACTTCTATACACTATGTTCTAATATTGGGTAGTCATTCCCCTAGCCTAAGATAATCCTTTTGAAGGGCTTCCTACTTGGATCAGGGAGATAGGGTGCTCTTTGAAAATGGGTTAATTACATGCTGAGAGCTCACCCAAACTGTTGGTTTCAAAACTGCTTCAGTTGCATGTGAATCTTCTCAAATCCCTTTCAAGAGTTACTCTCAAGGTTCTTTCACTCTCTCAGGCACAGGCAAATTGCTTTGAAACACGGTCAAACTAAGAGGTCTACATAGCCAATAAAAAGAGCCTTCAAAGAAGGTATTATTTGTCAGACTTTATTGGAAAGTGAAGGCAAAACTAAGCCGTATGGTTTGTTTTAGTGTCTTTCTGCCCCCCCTTTCTAAAACAATATCCTGAAGAATCACTGGTACTCTTCCTCACAAGGCCCCCCCAGTGCAATACCCCAGGATTCCAACATTCCCTATTCATCAGAATCTCTGCCTGTATCCTATTCTCTGGAACCCATGCTATTCTTGACAAGATATTGAGGGTTTAACTTGTCTCCTCTCCTTGGTAACaatatgcatatttataaatggaatatatttcTAATGCAGCATTTCAGGCACTACATTTACAAGAGTGACCTATCCTTAGCCTTCAAATAACATCAGCCCACCTATGCTTAAGGCTGGCTGTCCCTGAACTTGTTGTGAACTTTCTGTGAAGCCTCTTGGTCCACAACAAACCTGGTTAGAGGTCAAGAGTCCAGGCCCTCCACGTGCCCTGATCACAGACAATGCCAAGTTAGTCCATACCTCTCCACAGCCTTTCATCTTAGTTAATGCAAAGTGATCAGCCCATCGCCCAAAGATTACCGCTATCACATGGTTCTGGTCTTTTCGGGTCTTCTTGGGCTGCTTCTTCCTCAGATTCAGCTCCACTATCACTGCTTTCAGCTTTACCATTAACAGTTTTGGCATTTGGAGTAGAAGCTAGAACATTACCAAGATCTAAAATACAAAATGACCGTTTCAACTTTATGCTGTAACACATAATCATGTTGTAATTTACAAATAATACCTTGTGTAattcacaaataataaaataatcttgAAGTAAAAAGTTAGAATGTTAATATATAATTAACAGTATTATTTTCAACTATATATGTGTACATTACATATAcactgtacatatatatatgtacaatatatatacattatattaattCCTCCAGTTATCTGTTCACAACAAAATGATAACACTATCTTAAATTCTTTCTAAACAAGGCAGAGGATAAATTATTTTAACACTGATCAAAATGTAAAGGTAAGAGATGAATGATCTTTATAAACAGTTAACAAAAAGACAGTTATTACATACATTAGAACGCTGAAAACAAACACCTTTGGCCCTAAAAGCACTCATGAATATTATGGTTGGACTgcattaaaaagtttttttatccttttattacCTTTAGGGCTTCAGGTGTACAAATTACATTACTATGTGTTTACACAGTAAATGGAAAGTTAatcgttttttttttaagcatgagtttaaaaaaagaaaaaggattagTTAATGTGATCAATCACCTAAAAGGGACAAATTGTCCTATTACTCAAAGTCATACCTTGAGAGTAAATACATAAAAGGTTCTCAAACATTATCGTGGATAGGAATCACCTGAGATCTagttaaaatgcaggttctgaaTTGGTAAATCTGGGGTAATCTAAGATTCTAGATGTCCATAAAGCTCCTATGTGATGCCAATGCTGATGGTTACTGGACCACATTCTCAGACACTGGGGATTATATTTCCATAACTCTGAGATATTGAAGACATCCTAAGTGGCTCTTGGCCAAAAACAGTGGTCTTCCTCCACAAACATCTGGGCTTTATTTTCAATTATACAGGTCCCTTCTGGATGCTTCCATGCATTTCAAATAACCTATCAAATCTCCACTCATCTTTAACGGTCAGGCTTATAGCCTTATTTAAATCTCTCTAATCAGTAGCAGTAACAAGTAAAACTTCAACTCTATAGTCAACACTGAGCTCTATTCCCTCTCAGAGAATCATGATGATAACACATCTTTTGAATCTCCCTTACTCTGCCCCTGAcaaccagaaaaaataaataaataaaaactgacaaTAAGTAAAATACAGAAACACCCACCACTCACAGGCACCTTCAACAAAGAAAGCAACAGGGAACCGCCTAATCCCTCTCATCAAATGGATGTTTGTTAGAGAAACACCAGACAGCAACAAAAGCAGCCCCGTATCACCTGTGATGAGAGCTGCAGAAAGCATGAACAATTATTAATAAGAGCTactcaacatccaaaaatcaACATAGTACACcgtgctgctgccgctgccaagtcgcttcagtcgtgtccgagtctgtgcgaccccatagacggcagcccaccaggctcccctgtccctgggattctccaggcaagaacactgttgtgggttgccatttccttctccaatgcatgcaagtgaaaagtgaaagtgaagttactcagtcgtgtccgactcctagcgaccccatggactgcagcctgccaggctcctccgtccatgggatttgccaagcaagagtattggactggggtgccattgcctgctcccgTAGTAGCCGACTAAAGGACAAAACCCACGTGATTATCACAATGGATGCAGAAAAGGCACTTGACAAAACCCAACACTCAACAATATAATACTGAAGACATTGAGAATATAAGAGAAATTTCTCAATCTGATCAAGGGCATTTATGAAAACTTACAACTAGAATCATACTCTATgttgaaagactgaatgctttgtTCCTAAAacaaggaacaagacaaagatgtacTATAAGTTCTACCTGGGGCTATcaggcaagaaaaacaaacaaaaggcatccagattggaaaggaagaagtaaaatggcctctgtttgcaaatgacatactCTCAAACACAGAAAATGCTAAGTAATCTACCAAAAAatctattagaaataataaatggtTCAGTAAGGTTGTAAGATACaagatcaatacacaaaaatcaatgtaTTTCTACAAACTACCAATAAAtaatccaaaaatgaaattaaaagtcaattTACAATAGctgcaaaaagaataaaataactagccACACATTTGACCAAAGATAGTGTAAGAACTATACACTGCAAATGATAgtacattgttgaaagaaattaaagaagatctaaagaaATGGATTGGAAGGTAATATTGTTGAGCTGACCATACTCCCCTAAATGATCTATAATTCATTATAATCCCTAACAAAATCCCTAACAAAAACAGCTAGGCAGTTTTCTAAAAATTGACAAGCTAATTCTGAAATGCATAGGGAAATGCAAGGAATCAAGAACCggcaaaattattttgaaagaagaacaaagttggaaagctctttcctgatttcaaaacttaataTGTATGTTCTGAAAAAGCCCATGTGACATAGATAATCTGTTCTACTTGACCTACTTTTAATAAGAACAAAAAGAACTACTTaataagattctttaaaaaaaaaaaacataaaaaattcaaAGATTACAAACTGTCTTGCAATTTGGCAATATCTTACAAAAGTGGACACCCATCAAACACTCATAATTTGTGATTTAGCAAttatatttctaatataatttaTTACTTATATAGTTCCACCTATGTAAAATGACATTTGTACATGGTTACTTTCACCAGCAAGCTTTGAagatcagaaaagaaaacaatctaaATTCCTTTAGAGTGGCacaggttaaataaattatggtgtaGGTCCACATCCCTCACAATCCTTGGATCTAGATATGATTTGAAATCCAGAGTTTTCTAACTTTGCAATGGTCATATactgtatataatgtatattatacaaTACCTTCAAGAGAGTCTAAGGCAGCTctcacaaaaaaattttaaaaaataatatttttacagcaaaacatgaaagtgaagtcactcagtcgtgtccgactctttgcaaccccatggactgtagcctaccaggctccaccatccatgggattttccaggcaagaatactggagtgggttgccatttccttctccaagagatattcccaacccagggattgaactcgggtctcccacatggtaggcattgtagacagacgctttaccgtctgagccaaaaaCATAGTAATAGGCAAAATCagaataaaaacttaaaatagccTCATGTCATTTCAGATCAAGGTTTGCTCCTCCTATACATATTAGGACAAGTTTTTCTGCCAAATGGGTTAACAAAAAAGCTTTATCAAGCCTTTCGAAATTTTTAATTATAGCTAAGGGATTATGGATCTGAGACGTCATTATCTGAAACTTCATTATTTCTTTCAACATTTGCCTCTGGCTGTAGGCTGGACACAGCGAAAGCAGGTCCAGAGTTATTCCCCTCTGCATCCTACCAACACacttcagagaaagaaaacattgatAGTCTTTTCTGACTTGAGTAAGTATGAAATACAAAGAAGGTAACTTGTTAATGCTTGACCCCTCGAGTAGACAAATCAGATACAGAGGGTGTGGTACTGAGTCATACACAGTAAAAATTACCATCAGTTATGATGGTAGACACAATCTGCAGGCCTCATGACAGGACAGAAAGATTATCATTTCCATCAATTAGTAAAAGATGGAATGGGATGCCAGGGAAAAAGAAAGTAAGGATGGCCAagctgatttttatttaaaacatatatgaCTGTCATTTAAAATGACTCTTACTGGCTCATTTCACTCTGCTTTCTAAAACAATTTGAAGAGCAAATGTTGACAGTTAATACCAGCAAATCTGCAGAATATTCAGCTCCTTCTAGTACATAAAAGATAAGCCTTTCAATTCTTTACTGAGAACATGAAAAcagaattctaaaaaaaaaatgacaagtgAGGTGAATTCACTGACGTCTTGTTTTAAATGCTCTAAAACTCTAGCTACACTAAAGTTAAACCATACTATAAACATAATCACTTAAAATTAGCTAGCAAGTCATTTTAGCCATAGCACTGCTAATACAATTCataaagcaaacagaaaatataaaaaattaatcataaaaTCAAAACCATGAATTCTGTTACAATTCTGTATACAAATG includes these proteins:
- the ACBD5 gene encoding acyl-CoA-binding domain-containing protein 5 isoform X3; translated protein: MADTRSVHETRFEAAVKVIQSLPKNGSFQPTNEMMLKFYSFYKQATEGPCKLSKPGFWDPVGRYKWDAWSSLGDMTKEEAMIAYVEEMKKILETMPMTEKVEELLHVIGPFYEIVEDKKSGRSSDLTSVRLEKISKCLEDLGNVLASTPNAKTVNGKAESSDSGAESEEEAAQEDPKRPEPCDSDKKMMKKSADHKNLEIIVSNGYDKDSFVQGVQNSIHTSPSLNGRCTEEVKSVDENLEQTGKTVVFVHQDVNSDHVEDISGIQHLTSDSDSEVYCDSMEQFGQEESLDGFISNNGPFSYYLGGNPSQPLESSGFPEAVQGLPGNGSPEDMQGTVVEGKGEVKRGGEDGGSNSGAPHREKRAGESEEFSNIRRGRGHRMQHLSEGSKGRQVGSGGDGERWGSDRGSRGSLNEQIALVLMRLQEDMQNVLQRLHKLEMLAASQAKSSALQTSNQPTSPRPSWWPFEMSPGALTFAIIWPFIAQWLVHLYYQRRRRKLN
- the ACBD5 gene encoding acyl-CoA-binding domain-containing protein 5 isoform X2, translated to MLFLSFHAGSWESWCCCCCLIPGDRPWDRGRRWRLEMADTRSVHETRFEAAVKVIQSLPKNGSFQPTNEMMLKFYSFYKQATEGPCKLSKPGFWDPVGRYKWDAWSSLGDMTKEEAMIAYVEEMKKILETMPMTEKVEELLHVIGPFYEIVEDKKSGRSSDLTSDLGNVLASTPNAKTVNGKAESSDSGAESEEEAAQEDPKRPEPCDSDKKMMKKSADHKNLEIIVSNGYDKDSFVQGVQNSIHTSPSLNGRCTEEVKSVDENLEQTGKTVVFVHQDVNSDHVEDISGIQHLTSDSDSEVYCDSMEQFGQEESLDGFISNNGPFSYYLGGNPSQPLESSGFPEAVQGLPGNGSPEDMQGTVVEGKGEVKRGGEDGGSNSGAPHREKRAGESEEFSNIRRGRGHRMQHLSEGSKGRQVGSGGDGERWGSDRGSRGSLNEQIALVLMRLQEDMQNVLQRLHKLEMLAASQAKSSALQTSNQPTSPRPSWWPFEMSPGALTFAIIWPFIAQWLVHLYYQRRRRKLN
- the ACBD5 gene encoding acyl-CoA-binding domain-containing protein 5 isoform X1; amino-acid sequence: MLFLSFHAGSWESWCCCCCLIPGDRPWDRGRRWRLEMADTRSVHETRFEAAVKVIQSLPKNGSFQPTNEMMLKFYSFYKQATEGPCKLSKPGFWDPVGRYKWDAWSSLGDMTKEEAMIAYVEEMKKILETMPMTEKVEELLHVIGPFYEIVEDKKSGRSSDLTSVRLEKISKCLEDLGNVLASTPNAKTVNGKAESSDSGAESEEEAAQEDPKRPEPCDSDKKMMKKSADHKNLEIIVSNGYDKDSFVQGVQNSIHTSPSLNGRCTEEVKSVDENLEQTGKTVVFVHQDVNSDHVEDISGIQHLTSDSDSEVYCDSMEQFGQEESLDGFISNNGPFSYYLGGNPSQPLESSGFPEAVQGLPGNGSPEDMQGTVVEGKGEVKRGGEDGGSNSGAPHREKRAGESEEFSNIRRGRGHRMQHLSEGSKGRQVGSGGDGERWGSDRGSRGSLNEQIALVLMRLQEDMQNVLQRLHKLEMLAASQAKSSALQTSNQPTSPRPSWWPFEMSPGALTFAIIWPFIAQWLVHLYYQRRRRKLN
- the ACBD5 gene encoding acyl-CoA-binding domain-containing protein 5 (The RefSeq protein has 5 substitutions compared to this genomic sequence), which produces MFQFHAGSWESWCCCCCLIPGDRPWDRGRRWRLEMRHTRSVHETRFEAAVKVIQSLPKNGSFQPTNEMMLKFYSFYKQATEGPCKLSKPGFWDPVGRYKWDAWSSLGDMTKEEAMIAYVEEMKKILETMPMTEKVEELLHVIGPFYEIVEDKKSGRSSDLTSVRLEKISKCLEDLGNVLASTPNAKTVNGKAESSDSGAESEEEAAQEDPKRPEPRDSDKKMMKKSADHKNLEIIVTNGYDKDSFVQGVQNSIHTSPSLNGRCTEEVKSVDENLEQTGKTVVFVHQDVNSDHVEDISGIQHLTSDSDSEVYCDSMEQFGQEESLDGFISNNGPFSYYLGGNPSQPLESSGFPEAVQGLPGNGSPEDMQGAVVEGKGEVKRGGEDGGSNSGAPHREKRAGESEEFSNIRRGRGHRMQHLSEGSKGRQVGSGGDGERWGSDRGSRGSLNEQIALVLMRLQEDMQNVLQRLHKLEMLAASQAKSSALQTSNQPTSPRPSWWPFEMSPGALTFAIIWPFIAQWLVHLYYQRRRRKLN